In one Populus nigra chromosome 12, ddPopNigr1.1, whole genome shotgun sequence genomic region, the following are encoded:
- the LOC133669473 gene encoding bark storage protein B-like — protein MSSINLAVLLVLGLLLVTAQQSMQMSLRNPTAEIETSNCKIAFLRLGLVFTSDNNEKALLDSGLYEPDNENPSVDIAGRRFHIGTLNNSLITYVKTGSHSVNVATAVQILLLRFRTSGIIFFGSSGSLDEKMLVPGDVAVPKAVAFTGVWDWKKFRSEEGKLVFGDFNYPENGENLLGTVEYETINMFSPSEAPKKVFWLPITTSWYNAATKALKDLELRQCHSGKCLPGKPKVVFGSKGSTSDFYVRNKAYGDFLNDNFNATTADTASASVALTSLSNEKLFVVFQGVSNVAGKTSSDSGVSYLASYNAFLAATKFINSIPTPRLACE, from the exons ATGTCGAGTATCAATTTGGCAGTACTGCTGGTGCTTGGGCTGCTGTTGGTTACGGCACAGCAGTCCATGCAGATGAGTTTGAGAAACCCTACAGCTGAGATTGAGACAAGCAATTGCAAAATTGCATTCCTTCGCTTAGGCCTTGTTTTTACTTCTGATAACAACGAAAAGGCTCTTCTAGACTCTGGTCTTTATGAGCCTGACAATGAAAATCCTTCTGTTGACATTGCCGGAAGAAGGTTCCATATTGGAACACTTAACAATAGCCTTATTACATATGTTAAGACCGGGAGTCACTCA GTAAATGTGGCTACAGCTGTGCAAATTCTCTTGCTTAGATTTCGTACTTCCGGAATCATCTTCTTTGGAAGTTCTGGAAGCCTTGATGAGAAGATGTTGGTGCCAGGTGATGTTGCTGTGCCGAAGGCTGTTGCCTTCACAGGAGTTTGGGATTGGAAG AAATTCCGATCAGAGGAAGGTAAACTGGTATTTGGAGATTTCAATTATCCAGAGAATGGAGAGAACCTGTTGGGGACTGTAGAGTATGAGACAATTAACATGTTCTCTCCAAGTGAAGCACCAAAGAAAGTTTTCTGGCTTCCCATCACCACATCCTGGTATAATGCTGCCACGAAAGCGCTCAAG GATTTGGAGTTAAGACAATGCCATTCTGGTAAATGCCTGCCCGGAAAACCCAAAGTTGTCTTTGGATCGAAGGGTTCTACTTCTGATTTTTACGTTCGAAATAAAGCATACGGAGACTTCCTTAACGATAATTTTAATGCAACAACTGCCGATACAGCAAGTGCTTCTGTAGCTTTG ACATCTTTGTCAAATGAAAAGCTCTTCGTGGTGTTCCAAGGTGTTTCAAATGTAGCTGGTAAAACAAGTTCAGACTCAGGAGTTAGCTACTTAGCCTCCTACAACGCCTTCCTTGCTGCCACCAAGTTCATTAATTCAATTCCTACGCCACGACTTGCTTGTGAGTGA